Proteins encoded together in one Streptomyces sp. NA04227 window:
- a CDS encoding DUF397 domain-containing protein, translated as MRTIDLSVAAWRKSSYSNADGGQCVEVAADFPGAVPVRDSKAADGPALIFGSAPWSTFVGAVRSGEFSA; from the coding sequence GTGCGAACCATCGACCTGAGCGTCGCCGCATGGCGCAAGAGCTCCTATAGCAACGCGGACGGCGGGCAGTGTGTTGAGGTCGCCGCCGACTTCCCCGGTGCCGTTCCCGTACGTGACTCGAAGGCGGCCGACGGTCCTGCGCTGATCTTCGGTTCCGCTCCGTGGTCGACGTTCGTAGGCGCCGTCCGGTCCGGCGAATTCTCCGCCTGA
- a CDS encoding helix-turn-helix transcriptional regulator gives MPPRKPLSGESQTPRERYAEELRTLRERKGITLRALGEIVHTDHSHLGHMEHGKTVGGPELARALDNYYGATHLLILWDLAKRDPSQFRERYQRYMSMEANALTLWHYAVSAPSGLLQTGGYAEEYLAAGGLAGEELQQQVEARLSRQAILSGTDAAHFRAILSEAVLRTPLRDAEAWQAQLEFLADSAERPNVALQVLPQGAGLHRLMNTDVMFLRLVDGRTVAYVEDYAHNELIEETSRVERLQRAYDAVRDMTLSPAESKKVILQTLEEARCEPST, from the coding sequence ATGCCACCACGGAAGCCGCTGTCCGGCGAGAGCCAGACTCCGAGGGAGCGCTACGCCGAGGAGTTGAGGACGCTCAGAGAGCGAAAAGGTATTACCCTCCGGGCGCTGGGCGAGATCGTGCACACCGATCACAGCCACCTCGGCCATATGGAACACGGTAAGACGGTGGGAGGCCCCGAACTCGCCCGAGCGCTCGACAACTACTACGGCGCCACACACCTCTTGATCCTCTGGGATCTGGCCAAGCGCGACCCCAGCCAGTTCCGGGAGCGCTACCAGCGGTACATGTCGATGGAAGCCAACGCGCTGACCCTGTGGCATTACGCGGTGAGTGCTCCATCGGGTTTGCTCCAGACGGGTGGGTACGCCGAGGAGTATCTAGCGGCGGGCGGCCTGGCCGGCGAGGAGCTACAGCAGCAGGTGGAAGCGCGCCTCAGCCGACAAGCGATCTTGAGTGGGACGGATGCCGCTCACTTCCGCGCGATCCTGTCCGAGGCGGTGCTACGAACTCCGTTGCGTGACGCCGAGGCGTGGCAGGCGCAGCTTGAATTTCTGGCCGATTCGGCGGAGCGCCCGAATGTCGCGCTCCAAGTGCTCCCGCAGGGGGCGGGGTTGCACCGCCTGATGAACACCGATGTGATGTTCCTGCGGCTCGTAGACGGCCGTACGGTGGCGTACGTGGAGGACTACGCTCACAACGAACTCATCGAGGAAACCAGCCGAGTTGAGCGATTGCAGCGCGCGTATGATGCGGTGCGCGACATGACTCTGTCCCCGGCGGAGTCGAAGAAGGTCATCTTGCAGACGTTGGAGGAAGCACGGTGCGAACCATCGACCTGA